The proteins below come from a single bacterium genomic window:
- the carA gene encoding glutamine-hydrolyzing carbamoyl-phosphate synthase small subunit translates to MKAILLLADGTTFEGESIGANGTTIGEAVFATAMTGYQEMLTDPSFAGQLLTLTYPLVGNYGVNPQDVESGKIQVEGFIVHELCEEPNNWRSDMTLREYLTKGGIVSMQGIDTRALTRHLRVSGVMMGAMSTEMTVAELKNTLESAPNYGDLNFVERVSTKQAYDWTGDECSSLDECPEPKCHVALIDLGIKRNIARCLAKEGCKVTVLPCNATADDVMQVEPDGVVFSPGPGDPTQLTDTVATMRALIGKKPILGICLGHQMFGMAMGGDIIKLKFGHRGANHPVKNIINGKVSITSQNHGYAVDPANLSDDAEVTRINLNDGTVEGLRHKHLPIFSIQYHPEASAGPMDEGYLFKEFVDNVMGAM, encoded by the coding sequence TTGAAAGCGATCTTATTACTTGCGGACGGAACCACATTCGAGGGGGAATCGATCGGCGCAAATGGCACCACGATAGGTGAGGCCGTATTTGCGACCGCTATGACGGGTTATCAGGAGATGCTGACTGATCCGTCTTTTGCAGGCCAACTGCTCACACTGACCTATCCGCTGGTGGGCAATTATGGAGTAAACCCTCAGGATGTGGAGTCGGGCAAGATACAGGTGGAAGGGTTCATCGTCCATGAACTGTGCGAAGAGCCGAATAACTGGCGCTCGGATATGACTCTGCGCGAATATCTCACCAAGGGCGGGATTGTATCGATGCAGGGGATAGACACACGTGCTCTTACCCGCCACCTGCGTGTGAGCGGCGTCATGATGGGTGCGATGTCCACCGAGATGACGGTCGCCGAACTCAAGAATACCCTTGAAAGCGCGCCAAACTATGGTGATTTAAACTTCGTCGAGCGTGTGTCTACTAAGCAGGCGTATGACTGGACAGGTGATGAGTGCAGCAGCCTGGATGAGTGCCCTGAACCAAAGTGCCACGTCGCACTGATCGACCTGGGGATCAAGCGAAATATTGCGAGGTGTCTGGCTAAAGAGGGCTGCAAAGTAACAGTGTTGCCATGCAATGCGACTGCGGACGATGTGATGCAAGTCGAGCCGGATGGAGTCGTGTTCTCCCCCGGCCCTGGCGACCCGACGCAGCTCACGGATACTGTTGCGACTATGCGCGCGCTTATCGGCAAGAAGCCTATATTAGGCATATGCCTGGGCCACCAGATGTTCGGAATGGCGATGGGTGGAGATATCATCAAGCTCAAGTTTGGCCACAGGGGAGCAAACCACCCGGTCAAGAATATTATAAATGGCAAGGTCAGCATTACTTCGCAAAACCATGGATATGCGGTAGACCCTGCTAACCTATCGGATGATGCAGAGGTCACGCGTATTAATTTGAACGACGGCACTGTAGAGGGTCTTCGTCATAAGCACCTGCCGATCTTCTCGATACAGTATCACCCGGAGGCTTCGGCTGGTCCTATGGACGAGGGGTATCTGTTCAAAGAGTTTGTAGACAATGTGATGGGAGCGATGTGA
- the carB gene encoding carbamoyl-phosphate synthase large subunit, giving the protein MPKRKDLKKVMVVGSGPIIIGQAAEFDYAGTQACKALREEGISVVLLNSNPATIMTDVDVADKVYIEPINVEFATRIIEQERPDGLLPTLGGQTGLNLAVELANAGILDKYNVELLGTPLQAIMDAEDRELFRTLMRNIGEPVPESWIVQTRDEIQQIIDSNPPWPLIVRPAYTLGGTGGGVAYNAEELLDIGSRGLKLSLKSQVMIERCLLGWKEVEYEVMRDANDTCITICSMENFDPMGIHTGDSIVVAPMQTLTDKEYQMLRSASLKIIRALKIEGGCNVQLAMNPNGFEYYVIEVNPRVSRSSALASKATGYPIARVAAKIATGLHLDEIANAVTGKTKAAFEPTIDYIVAKIPRWPFDKFYQADRTVGTQMKATGEVMSIDRTFEAAIMKAVRSLEIGLHWLKLKNSDEITDSQIEHGLIKATDERLFLVAEALRRGWSIERICELSSIDRWFISKLKNITDMEAELKSRAGEIKALASGRIATEPGALDLLRRAKTMRFPDRVISLLTDANETQLRWIQKKLGMLPTYKMVDTCAAEFEAETPYFYSTHEREDETGTELGLRVNGSAGASPSQAGTPSPGGEGRGEGAMSKPKAIVIGSGPIRIGQGVEFDYCSVHSAWALRDAGYESIIINNNPETVSTDFDTSDRLYFEPLTLEDVLNIIEYEQPDGVILQFGGQTAVNLAKPLNAAGIPIFGSDFKSIDLAEDRDQFEHILRELDIPKPAGRAVFGIDEAVQVAKEIGFPVLVRPSYVLGGRAMEIVYTEPELRTYAQYALDISPDPDAPILIDKYILGKEVEVDVIADGVDCLIPGIMEHIERAGVHSGDSMAVCPPQTLSQDVIDQIISHATKIAKALDVRGLMNIQFVIDDDEVQIIEVNPRASRTVPYLSKITGVPMIQVATNVVLGKSLAEQGYESGLYQRQPSLAVKAPVFSFQKLTEVDVSLGPEMKSTGEIMGIDMDFSRALYKAMVASSLDAPIAGRMIATIADQDKEEALPIIREFVDLGYEVYATEGTARYLTINGVRCTEVRKINDEQSLNLMQLIVQNKVDLLINTASKDKKIEQEAAVIRKASVQRSIPCITSLDTAKALLFALRSKQRGEKAACLPIDQYLVGSRV; this is encoded by the coding sequence ATGCCGAAACGTAAAGATCTAAAAAAAGTAATGGTAGTAGGCTCCGGGCCGATTATAATCGGTCAGGCGGCTGAGTTCGATTATGCAGGCACGCAGGCATGTAAGGCTCTGCGCGAAGAGGGTATCAGTGTCGTTCTGCTGAATTCCAATCCGGCAACGATCATGACGGACGTAGATGTTGCGGACAAGGTCTATATCGAGCCGATCAACGTGGAGTTTGCGACCCGTATAATCGAGCAGGAGCGCCCCGACGGCCTGCTTCCGACACTTGGCGGTCAGACGGGTCTAAACCTGGCGGTGGAACTGGCAAACGCAGGCATACTGGATAAATATAACGTCGAACTTCTCGGCACGCCTCTGCAGGCCATTATGGATGCTGAGGATCGCGAGCTGTTCAGAACACTTATGCGCAATATAGGCGAGCCGGTCCCGGAAAGCTGGATTGTGCAGACGCGAGATGAAATCCAGCAGATCATCGACTCAAATCCGCCCTGGCCGCTCATCGTTCGACCGGCATACACACTCGGCGGCACAGGCGGCGGCGTTGCTTATAACGCAGAGGAACTGCTTGATATAGGCTCACGCGGGCTTAAGCTTTCATTAAAGAGCCAGGTCATGATCGAGCGATGCCTGCTGGGTTGGAAAGAAGTCGAGTATGAGGTGATGCGTGATGCCAATGACACGTGTATCACAATCTGCTCGATGGAAAACTTCGACCCGATGGGCATTCACACCGGCGATTCGATAGTAGTGGCGCCCATGCAGACCTTGACGGATAAAGAATACCAGATGCTCCGGTCGGCTTCGCTTAAAATTATTCGCGCACTTAAGATAGAGGGCGGATGCAATGTCCAGCTGGCAATGAACCCGAACGGGTTCGAGTATTATGTGATCGAGGTCAATCCCAGGGTCAGCCGGTCATCTGCGCTTGCATCCAAGGCCACGGGTTATCCGATTGCGAGGGTAGCAGCGAAGATAGCGACGGGTCTGCACCTGGATGAGATCGCAAACGCGGTCACAGGCAAGACCAAGGCCGCTTTCGAGCCGACAATCGACTATATAGTCGCCAAAATTCCGCGCTGGCCGTTCGATAAGTTTTATCAGGCTGACCGCACTGTCGGCACTCAGATGAAGGCCACAGGCGAGGTCATGTCCATCGACCGGACATTCGAGGCGGCAATTATGAAGGCCGTCAGGTCATTGGAGATAGGCCTGCACTGGCTCAAGCTGAAAAACTCGGACGAGATAACTGACTCGCAGATCGAGCATGGTCTAATTAAGGCAACCGACGAACGGCTGTTTCTTGTCGCCGAGGCTCTGCGGCGGGGCTGGAGTATAGAGCGTATATGTGAACTGTCTAGCATAGACCGCTGGTTCATCTCGAAGCTAAAGAATATCACTGATATGGAAGCCGAGCTTAAGAGCAGGGCAGGGGAGATCAAGGCACTTGCTTCGGGCAGGATTGCGACCGAGCCTGGCGCTCTCGACCTGCTCAGGCGCGCAAAGACCATGCGCTTTCCAGACAGGGTAATCAGTCTGCTCACCGATGCAAACGAGACTCAGCTTCGGTGGATTCAAAAGAAACTTGGGATGCTGCCGACATATAAGATGGTGGACACCTGCGCAGCCGAGTTCGAGGCTGAGACGCCGTATTTTTATTCGACCCATGAGCGCGAAGATGAGACCGGAACAGAGCTAGGGTTGCGGGTAAACGGCTCGGCAGGAGCCTCGCCCTCCCAGGCAGGGACTCCCTCTCCTGGGGGAGAGGGTCGGGGTGAGGGCGCAATGTCCAAACCAAAGGCTATAGTTATAGGTTCCGGCCCGATCAGGATAGGCCAGGGTGTGGAGTTCGACTACTGCAGCGTCCACAGCGCATGGGCGCTGCGCGATGCTGGTTACGAGTCGATTATTATAAACAACAACCCCGAGACTGTTTCGACCGACTTCGACACATCCGACCGCCTCTATTTCGAGCCTCTCACTCTTGAAGATGTGCTCAATATCATAGAGTATGAACAGCCGGACGGTGTGATTCTGCAATTCGGCGGTCAGACGGCTGTCAACCTGGCGAAGCCGTTGAATGCTGCAGGAATACCCATTTTCGGCAGTGATTTCAAGTCGATAGACCTTGCCGAGGATCGTGATCAGTTCGAGCATATCCTTCGTGAGCTTGATATTCCAAAACCGGCAGGCCGGGCGGTATTCGGCATAGACGAGGCCGTTCAGGTAGCAAAGGAGATAGGTTTCCCTGTTTTGGTCAGGCCGAGTTATGTGCTCGGCGGCAGGGCGATGGAGATTGTGTATACCGAGCCCGAGCTTCGCACATATGCTCAGTATGCGTTGGATATCAGTCCCGACCCTGATGCGCCGATATTGATCGATAAATACATTTTGGGCAAGGAGGTCGAGGTCGACGTCATCGCCGATGGTGTGGACTGTCTGATCCCAGGTATCATGGAGCACATCGAGCGCGCGGGAGTGCATTCAGGCGACAGCATGGCAGTCTGCCCGCCGCAGACACTCTCGCAGGATGTCATAGACCAGATCATCTCTCATGCGACAAAGATCGCAAAGGCTCTGGATGTGCGCGGTCTGATGAACATTCAGTTCGTAATTGACGATGACGAGGTTCAGATAATAGAGGTCAACCCTCGTGCCAGCCGCACAGTGCCGTACCTGTCCAAGATTACCGGGGTTCCGATGATCCAGGTTGCGACGAATGTGGTGCTGGGTAAGAGTCTTGCCGAGCAGGGCTATGAGTCCGGTCTATATCAGCGGCAGCCGAGCCTGGCAGTAAAGGCACCTGTTTTCAGTTTTCAGAAGCTCACTGAGGTGGATGTATCACTTGGTCCCGAGATGAAGTCTACCGGTGAGATCATGGGGATCGATATGGACTTTTCGCGCGCGCTGTATAAGGCAATGGTTGCCAGCAGTCTCGACGCTCCCATTGCGGGCAGGATGATAGCCACCATCGCCGACCAGGACAAAGAGGAGGCTCTGCCGATCATACGCGAGTTTGTCGATCTGGGCTATGAGGTCTATGCGACTGAGGGCACTGCTCGATATCTGACGATCAACGGTGTCAGATGCACTGAGGTCAGGAAGATCAATGACGAGCAGTCTCTGAACCTTATGCAGCTTATTGTTCAAAATAAGGTCGATCTGCTCATCAACACGGCCTCAAAGGATAAGAAGATCGAACAGGAAGCAGCCGTGATCCGAAAAGCCAGTGTCCAGCGTTCGATCCCATGTATTACGTCTCTGGATACAGCTAAGGCTCTGCTCTTTGCTCTCCGCTCGAAGCAGCGTGGTGAGAAGGCTGCTTGCCTGCCGATTGACCAGTATTTGGTGGGGTCGCGAGTATAA
- the folE gene encoding GTP cyclohydrolase I FolE translates to MNQEKVEHLVRELLMEIGEDPEREGLLDTPKRVAEAYKFLFKGYNLKIEDIIKGAVFTQATNNMIVVRDIEIYSMCEHHMLPFFGRCHVGYISKNNVIGVSKIARIVDCFARRLQIQERLTNQIARAVKDSIDAEGVGVVIEARHLCMMMRGVEKQNSLMTTSSVLGSMHDSVATRSEFLSLISK, encoded by the coding sequence TTGAACCAGGAGAAAGTTGAACATCTGGTCAGAGAACTGCTTATGGAGATAGGCGAAGACCCCGAACGCGAGGGTCTGCTCGATACACCCAAGAGAGTCGCCGAAGCATATAAATTCCTGTTCAAGGGATACAACCTGAAGATCGAAGACATAATCAAAGGCGCTGTCTTTACACAGGCCACAAATAATATGATCGTGGTGCGGGATATCGAAATCTACAGTATGTGCGAACACCATATGCTGCCGTTCTTCGGGCGCTGCCATGTGGGCTATATATCGAAAAACAACGTCATAGGAGTCAGCAAGATTGCACGTATTGTCGATTGCTTCGCCAGAAGACTTCAAATACAGGAAAGACTCACCAATCAGATCGCGCGTGCCGTAAAAGATTCAATCGACGCGGAAGGTGTGGGAGTCGTAATAGAGGCGAGGCATCTGTGTATGATGATGCGCGGAGTCGAAAAACAAAACTCACTGATGACTACATCGTCCGTGTTGGGAAGTATGCACGACTCTGTGGCGACAAGATCGGAATTCCTCTCGCTTATCAGCAAATAG
- a CDS encoding dihydroorotase — MWFLIKNGRVIDPSQNLDETADLLVENGRISKIGKVSVEKLDNGQGSVYDATGLVVTPGLIDMHVHLREPGFEYKETIETGAQAAAAGGFTTIVGMPNTKPAVDNRAVVEYVLNKGKDATVNVLTTGTATKANEGKEMAELGEMIDAGAVAISDDGFPVQSADLMRRIMEYAAMLGVPFLAHCEDKSMTSDGIMNEGIMGTILGLRPWPRQAEEIMIWRNIMIADLAKCRLHVQHVTTAGGVEAIRWAKSRGIAVTCETCPHYFSLTDEALKEYDTNAKVCPPLRTQSDVDVLKEALADGTIDVIATDHAPHAQNEKEVELQDAAFGMVGLESALPLVVTYLVKTGVLSLADAIARMTIAPANALGIDSGALKEGAIADITIIDPEAKVTVKASEFKSKSRNTPIDGMELTGKSVATIVSGEIVYETKPVKS, encoded by the coding sequence ATGTGGTTTCTGATTAAAAACGGTCGGGTAATCGACCCTTCTCAGAATCTGGACGAGACAGCCGACCTCCTGGTGGAGAATGGCCGCATATCCAAGATTGGCAAAGTTTCTGTCGAAAAGTTAGACAACGGTCAAGGCAGCGTCTATGATGCCACGGGGCTTGTTGTGACTCCGGGTCTCATAGATATGCATGTTCATCTTCGTGAACCAGGGTTTGAGTATAAAGAGACGATAGAAACGGGCGCGCAGGCTGCTGCTGCCGGTGGCTTTACTACAATCGTTGGTATGCCCAACACCAAGCCTGCTGTGGATAACCGCGCAGTGGTCGAATATGTGCTCAATAAGGGCAAAGATGCCACCGTGAATGTGTTGACCACAGGGACTGCCACAAAGGCCAATGAAGGCAAAGAGATGGCCGAGCTTGGTGAGATGATAGACGCAGGGGCTGTAGCAATTTCAGATGATGGATTTCCCGTCCAGAGCGCCGATCTGATGCGCAGGATTATGGAATACGCCGCAATGCTGGGTGTTCCGTTCCTAGCTCACTGCGAGGACAAGTCGATGACCAGCGACGGCATCATGAACGAAGGAATAATGGGCACGATATTGGGTCTGCGGCCGTGGCCTCGCCAGGCTGAGGAGATAATGATCTGGCGAAATATTATGATTGCCGACCTGGCAAAATGCCGTTTGCACGTTCAACATGTCACGACTGCAGGTGGGGTCGAGGCTATAAGATGGGCGAAGTCGCGCGGCATTGCGGTCACATGCGAAACCTGCCCGCACTATTTTTCTTTGACTGATGAGGCTCTCAAGGAATATGACACGAATGCCAAAGTCTGCCCGCCGCTGCGAACGCAGTCGGATGTTGATGTACTTAAGGAGGCTTTGGCTGACGGGACTATTGATGTGATTGCGACAGACCATGCGCCGCACGCTCAGAACGAGAAGGAAGTGGAGCTTCAGGATGCGGCATTCGGGATGGTGGGGCTTGAGAGCGCGCTGCCTCTTGTGGTGACGTACCTGGTGAAGACAGGCGTATTATCATTGGCGGATGCTATAGCGAGGATGACAATTGCTCCGGCCAATGCTCTCGGCATAGACTCAGGTGCTCTCAAAGAGGGTGCAATTGCCGACATAACGATTATCGATCCCGAGGCAAAGGTTACAGTCAAGGCGTCTGAGTTCAAGTCGAAGAGCAGGAACACGCCTATTGATGGGATGGAGTTGACTGGCAAGTCCGTGGCTACCATCGTGAGTGGCGAAATAGTGTACGAAACAAAACCTGTAAAATCATAG
- the pyrR gene encoding bifunctional pyr operon transcriptional regulator/uracil phosphoribosyltransferase PyrR: MSRAGRLFWCPEVDTMTKVMDADEIRRALTRIAHEIIERNKGAQNLVIIGVQSRGVPMAKRLASLLEKIEGVDVPVGSLNVALYRDDYATRSARTISASEIPFDVTDKSVILVDEVLFTGRTTRAALDAIMDLGRPSVIQLAVLIDRGHKELPVKADYVGKNLPTALKESVDVYWVETRGEDAVMISKGD; this comes from the coding sequence ATATCACGGGCAGGAAGGCTTTTTTGGTGCCCGGAGGTGGACACAATGACCAAAGTAATGGACGCCGATGAGATCAGACGCGCTCTAACCCGCATCGCCCATGAGATAATCGAGCGCAATAAGGGCGCTCAAAACCTCGTTATTATTGGCGTTCAGAGCCGAGGGGTCCCCATGGCAAAGCGCCTTGCATCGCTTTTGGAGAAAATCGAGGGAGTCGATGTGCCGGTGGGCAGCCTCAATGTTGCCCTTTACCGCGATGATTATGCCACCCGTTCCGCCCGCACCATCAGCGCCAGTGAAATCCCGTTTGACGTGACCGACAAGTCTGTGATCCTGGTCGATGAAGTCCTCTTTACAGGCAGGACAACCCGAGCCGCTCTCGACGCAATCATGGATTTGGGCAGACCATCCGTGATTCAGCTTGCAGTGTTGATCGACCGAGGTCACAAGGAGCTTCCCGTTAAGGCCGATTATGTGGGCAAGAACCTGCCGACCGCTCTTAAGGAGAGCGTGGATGTCTACTGGGTCGAGACCAGGGGCGAAGACGCAGTGATGATCTCCAAGGGAGACTAA
- a CDS encoding aspartate carbamoyltransferase catalytic subunit, which produces MTKLTRKDILGLQDMSTDEIYLILETAQSHKEILGRPVKKVPILRGKSICTLFYENSTRTRTSFELAAKIMSADTTSISVAGSSINKGESFKDTLLTLEAMGVDLFVIRHGAGGAPHFAARTVKSHIINAGDGMHEHPTQGLLDMLTILENKGKFDGLKVLVVGDIMHSRVARSNLWGLSKMGAEVRLCGPSTLLPAEIEQLPVKVYTDLDDAIDGVDVVNVLRIQLERMNRGFFPSVIEYASMFGVNKTRLMKAKSDVLVLHPGPMNRGIEITPDVADGDFAVITDQVTNGVAVRMALLYLLLGGGGNVVSD; this is translated from the coding sequence ATGACAAAACTCACGCGCAAGGATATATTAGGCCTGCAGGATATGTCTACCGATGAGATATATCTCATCTTGGAGACAGCCCAGTCTCACAAAGAAATTCTTGGGCGACCCGTCAAGAAGGTGCCGATCCTGCGGGGCAAGTCGATATGCACTCTGTTTTATGAGAACAGCACCCGCACCCGAACAAGTTTCGAGCTTGCGGCAAAGATCATGAGTGCGGACACCACAAGCATCTCAGTCGCCGGATCGAGTATAAACAAGGGCGAGAGCTTCAAGGATACCTTGTTGACCCTTGAGGCTATGGGTGTGGATTTGTTCGTAATTCGACATGGAGCGGGCGGAGCGCCTCATTTTGCAGCCAGGACGGTCAAGTCACATATCATAAACGCCGGCGACGGCATGCACGAGCACCCGACCCAGGGTCTATTGGATATGCTCACGATCCTCGAAAACAAGGGCAAATTCGATGGGCTCAAAGTACTGGTAGTCGGAGACATAATGCACAGCCGGGTTGCGCGTTCCAATCTTTGGGGACTCAGCAAGATGGGCGCGGAGGTCAGGCTTTGCGGTCCGAGCACTCTGCTTCCTGCTGAGATCGAGCAGCTTCCGGTCAAGGTATATACCGATCTGGATGATGCTATAGACGGAGTCGATGTGGTGAACGTCCTGCGCATTCAGCTTGAGCGTATGAATCGCGGATTCTTCCCGAGTGTGATCGAATATGCTTCGATGTTCGGGGTCAACAAGACAAGGCTTATGAAGGCCAAGTCAGATGTTCTGGTGTTGCACCCCGGCCCTATGAACCGCGGAATCGAGATCACGCCCGATGTGGCAGACGGCGACTTCGCTGTGATAACCGACCAGGTCACAAACGGCGTTGCAGTCCGTATGGCTCTTCTATATCTGCTCCTTGGAGGTGGCGGCAATGTGGTTTCTGATTAA
- a CDS encoding deoxyribodipyrimidine photo-lyase — protein sequence MMNPKRIRNLNSCSAKPGAVVYWMSRDQRASDNWALVFAQELAIERSSQLTVVFCLAPSFGDATLRQYAFMLKSLRHVESRLDKLGIPFFLLTGFPYDEVPAFLKSNNAGALVTDFDPLRIKREWKERVVGAIDIPAYEVDAHNIVPCWVASSKQEYGAYTFRPKLQRLLPEFLDDFPTISPHPFRWNGPVDKIDWKAAETFLTVDRSVSEVHWIEPGEYAASRVLRQFIDDKLADYPLRRNDPTQDGQSNLSPYLHFGQISAQRIALEVDRSGLVAEDFLEELIVRRELSDNFCYYNRAYDTTACFPDWAKRTLDDHLNDPRPEIYSVDELENARTHDPLWNACQTEMIKRGKMHGYMRMYWAKKILEWTPTPEDAMRACIYLNDRYELDGRDPNGYTGIAWSIGGVHDRAWKSRPIFGKVRYMSYNGCARKFDTVKYIQMMHDT from the coding sequence ATGATGAACCCAAAACGCATCCGAAATCTGAATTCCTGCTCTGCGAAACCAGGCGCTGTGGTCTACTGGATGAGCCGAGACCAGCGCGCCTCCGACAACTGGGCGCTTGTTTTTGCACAAGAGCTGGCCATCGAGCGCTCGTCTCAGCTTACTGTAGTCTTCTGCCTGGCTCCATCATTTGGCGATGCCACTCTTAGGCAATACGCATTTATGCTAAAGAGCCTGAGGCATGTGGAGTCCCGGCTCGATAAACTTGGGATTCCGTTTTTTCTACTGACTGGCTTTCCATATGACGAGGTCCCGGCATTTCTCAAGTCCAACAATGCGGGTGCACTGGTTACCGACTTCGATCCACTTCGCATAAAGCGCGAATGGAAAGAGCGTGTAGTTGGTGCAATAGATATTCCTGCATATGAGGTGGACGCGCACAATATTGTTCCATGCTGGGTTGCATCTTCCAAGCAGGAGTATGGGGCATATACGTTTCGTCCAAAGCTGCAGCGCCTTCTGCCTGAGTTTCTCGATGACTTTCCCACGATTTCCCCGCATCCTTTTCGATGGAACGGACCTGTCGACAAGATCGACTGGAAAGCTGCTGAAACATTTCTGACAGTTGACCGCAGCGTCTCAGAGGTGCATTGGATCGAACCGGGTGAGTATGCGGCCTCAAGGGTGCTGAGGCAATTTATTGACGATAAACTGGCTGATTATCCTCTGCGTAGAAATGATCCGACACAGGACGGTCAGTCCAACCTCTCGCCGTATCTGCATTTCGGTCAAATATCCGCCCAAAGGATTGCGCTGGAAGTCGATAGGTCGGGACTTGTTGCAGAAGATTTTCTGGAGGAGCTGATAGTCCGTCGTGAGCTTTCGGACAACTTCTGTTATTACAACAGAGCCTATGACACTACGGCTTGCTTTCCCGACTGGGCAAAGCGCACACTTGACGATCACCTAAATGATCCGAGGCCGGAGATATACTCGGTTGATGAACTGGAGAATGCCCGGACACATGATCCATTGTGGAATGCGTGCCAGACTGAGATGATAAAGCGTGGAAAGATGCATGGCTACATGCGCATGTACTGGGCGAAAAAGATACTCGAGTGGACTCCGACGCCTGAAGATGCGATGCGCGCGTGTATCTATCTCAATGACAGATATGAACTCGACGGCAGAGACCCGAACGGGTATACGGGGATCGCATGGAGCATAGGCGGCGTGCATGACAGGGCATGGAAGTCGAGGCCGATATTCGGCAAGGTTAGATATATGAGCTATAATGGATGCGCAAGGAAATTTGATACGGTCAAATACATTCAAATGATGCATGACACATAG
- the pyrE gene encoding orotate phosphoribosyltransferase, with protein sequence MNTLYEKIFNAGCIKFGEFKLKSGIMSPIYCDLRMLVSSPSLLAEIGEALGAKAKKIGCDRVAGIPYGGVPIAVAASISSGIPMIYPRKEVKDYGTKKAIEGAFCPGEKVLVIDDLVTDGGSKIEAIEPLKAAELVVTDILIILDREQGGAKLLADAGYKLHSLFTLSELTSALAEAGKIGPEMEKKVSEFIKANQFS encoded by the coding sequence GTGAATACTCTGTACGAAAAAATCTTCAACGCCGGCTGCATAAAATTCGGCGAATTTAAGCTCAAAAGCGGGATAATGTCGCCTATATACTGCGACTTGCGAATGCTTGTGTCCAGTCCATCTTTATTAGCAGAAATTGGTGAGGCGCTTGGAGCAAAGGCAAAAAAAATCGGTTGTGATCGAGTTGCAGGAATCCCATATGGCGGCGTTCCAATTGCGGTAGCTGCAAGCATATCTAGCGGTATCCCAATGATCTATCCACGCAAAGAAGTAAAGGATTACGGCACTAAGAAAGCTATTGAGGGTGCATTTTGTCCAGGCGAGAAGGTGCTGGTAATAGATGATCTGGTCACCGATGGTGGAAGCAAGATAGAAGCCATCGAACCTCTCAAGGCAGCTGAGCTCGTTGTTACAGATATATTGATTATCCTGGATCGTGAGCAGGGCGGTGCAAAGTTACTTGCCGATGCCGGCTACAAGCTCCATTCTCTTTTCACTTTATCAGAGTTGACAAGCGCACTTGCCGAAGCTGGAAAAATTGGACCTGAAATGGAAAAGAAAGTGTCTGAGTTTATCAAAGCGAATCAGTTTTCATAG
- the folB gene encoding dihydroneopterin aldolase produces the protein MDEIYIQDIKASCIIGTTEQERRNKQDVVINVTLHADLREAGLADNLGKTVDYEAVEHKIVGLVGKSSRHLIEALAEDIAQVCLGFDMVEKVDVSVAKPAALKFARTVSVKISREL, from the coding sequence GTGGATGAAATTTATATACAAGATATCAAGGCATCCTGCATTATAGGCACGACTGAACAGGAAAGACGCAACAAGCAGGATGTCGTTATCAACGTAACGCTGCACGCAGATTTGCGCGAGGCAGGGCTCGCGGATAATCTCGGCAAAACAGTCGATTATGAGGCTGTGGAGCACAAAATCGTCGGTCTTGTCGGGAAATCATCTCGTCATCTGATCGAGGCGCTGGCCGAAGATATCGCCCAAGTCTGTCTGGGCTTCGATATGGTCGAAAAAGTGGACGTGAGTGTTGCAAAGCCTGCGGCTCTTAAATTCGCAAGGACCGTTAGCGTGAAAATATCACGCGAGTTATAG